A genome region from Flavobacterium sp. includes the following:
- a CDS encoding PorP/SprF family type IX secretion system membrane protein, which produces MKKILLFITLFYGFSNILYSQNQNENGVVSFSLPIRNSLKFNRYLINPAFSFVRETNAYASFYNKRQWVQFENAPQTYLANYSGRFRENEAFAIGLFQQNYGLMTVFGGVVNFAHNIVLDQDNNLTFGLNVGAYQSGLDKGKIISDDPDILNGDYPSNTLLTVNPGINYGTAFLDFGLSVNNLILYNFGSGVVKEDPERAIELHAMYTGYIDSYGFFEQSKFSGIVKTEIKKDKTVLSGLAMLSLKQGVWAQAGYNTLYGVSAGLGVNISPSIAIEYNYERGMGNFTNMGGSHEFAIAYKFKNRNYYYGDDEEGSIIDPNRTTSKPVIAKPKTNTAPVTRVDGAEKARLAAEAKAKADAEAKQARLAAAEKAKADAEAAEKAKLEADNKAKADAEALKIKLAADAKAKADAAAAARAQTANANKAIAAENKTQAQLAADKARADAEARRIKLAADNKARVDAAAAARAQAAANKPGATAAQKTQAQLAADKSKADAEALRIKLAADAKAKADAEAKAKQAAATAPAPAPQKTPAQLAAEKAKADAEAASKARLAAAEKAKADAEAQRAKLAADAKAKADAAEAKRKADAKAKAEEADLQSILAADAKAKADSDALQARLAAEAKAKAASEAKTKAAIDAANRAKAAAAAKEKAAAEAALKEKLAADAKAKADAEARQAIIAAEAKAKADAEALKIKQAEEAKAKAEAEAQAKLDAEAKAKADAEALQAKLVADAKAKADAEAQAKLAAEAKAKADAEALQAKLAADAKAKADAEALQVKQAAEAKAKADEEARQAKLAAEAKAKADAEAEQARLAADAKAKADMEALQAKLIADARVKADAEATAKAKAEAEEKQLREAEEARQAKLAADAKAKADAEALQAKLAAEAKAKADAEALQAKQAAEAKAKADEEARQAKLAADAKAKADAEALQAKLAADAKAKADAEALQAKQAAEAKAKADEEARQAKLAADAKAKADAEALQAKQAAEAKAKADEEARQAKLAADAKAKADAEALQARLAAEAKAKADAEALQAKQAAEAKAKADEEARQAKLAADAKAKADAEALQAKLAAEAKAKADAEALQAKQAAEAKAKADEEARQAKLAADAKAKADAEALQAKLAAEAKAKADAEALQAKQAAEAKAKADEEARQAKLAADAKAKADMEAAQAKLLAEAKAKADAEANEKLRAEEESRQLKAEEERQAALAAEKAKADAEAAARAAAAKDETAKAIESLTQSIETSEKTQSDLLDQFKSTVANKQKDLNDLKEENDLSEKGIYKEPKPFKSVAAENSQIEALKAQLADASRIQKDEIAKLTNLYNERLKKVPNKNDALNKAYLEKINQLKAAQLKMEQDGAALLADLERIKAETEIEKKRRIKRAAYENDQGRYAQDLAALKRIKETTKPSSTPLTAADFDFGEDQSNMQIIKNIKNSDSGYYMILAVHNSVEKRDEFLTKAVASGLSNINFFYNVTTSKYYIYYEKFDSLQDATKALEAKGKSPYNGKMAIVKVEN; this is translated from the coding sequence ATGAAGAAAATTTTACTATTCATAACTTTATTTTACGGTTTTTCTAATATACTCTATTCTCAAAATCAAAATGAGAATGGAGTTGTTTCGTTTTCTTTACCTATCAGAAATTCATTAAAGTTTAATAGATATTTAATAAACCCTGCATTTAGTTTTGTTCGTGAAACAAACGCTTATGCAAGTTTCTATAATAAAAGACAATGGGTGCAGTTTGAGAATGCACCACAAACCTATTTAGCCAATTACTCTGGAAGATTTAGAGAAAATGAAGCTTTTGCAATAGGTTTATTCCAGCAAAATTATGGTTTAATGACCGTGTTTGGGGGAGTTGTCAATTTTGCACACAATATCGTTTTGGATCAGGACAATAACTTAACCTTTGGTTTAAATGTTGGAGCTTATCAAAGCGGTTTGGATAAAGGAAAAATAATATCTGACGATCCGGATATTTTAAACGGAGATTATCCATCAAATACATTGTTAACAGTTAACCCGGGTATTAACTACGGAACTGCATTCCTGGATTTCGGATTATCTGTAAACAACTTAATTCTTTACAATTTTGGTTCAGGTGTTGTAAAAGAGGATCCGGAAAGAGCAATTGAATTACACGCTATGTACACAGGTTACATAGACAGTTACGGATTTTTTGAGCAAAGTAAATTTTCCGGAATTGTAAAAACAGAGATTAAAAAAGACAAAACCGTTCTTTCAGGATTGGCAATGCTTTCGCTAAAACAAGGAGTTTGGGCACAAGCAGGATATAACACTTTATATGGCGTTTCAGCAGGACTAGGGGTTAACATTTCACCTAGCATTGCAATCGAATACAATTATGAAAGAGGAATGGGCAATTTTACAAACATGGGAGGATCTCATGAATTTGCAATTGCCTATAAATTCAAAAACAGAAATTACTATTATGGAGATGACGAAGAAGGATCAATAATAGATCCAAACAGAACGACATCTAAACCAGTAATAGCAAAACCAAAAACAAATACAGCTCCGGTAACAAGAGTAGATGGTGCTGAAAAAGCAAGATTAGCAGCTGAAGCAAAAGCAAAAGCCGATGCAGAAGCAAAACAAGCAAGACTTGCAGCTGCAGAAAAAGCGAAAGCTGATGCCGAAGCAGCAGAAAAAGCAAAACTAGAAGCAGACAATAAAGCCAAAGCAGATGCTGAAGCTCTTAAAATAAAATTAGCTGCCGATGCAAAAGCTAAGGCAGATGCCGCCGCCGCTGCAAGAGCACAAACGGCTAATGCAAACAAAGCAATTGCTGCAGAAAATAAAACACAAGCACAATTAGCTGCAGATAAAGCAAGAGCTGATGCTGAGGCAAGAAGAATAAAATTAGCCGCTGATAATAAAGCACGAGTTGATGCCGCTGCCGCTGCAAGAGCACAAGCTGCTGCCAATAAACCGGGAGCAACTGCAGCACAAAAAACGCAGGCACAATTAGCAGCAGATAAATCAAAAGCTGATGCTGAGGCATTAAGAATTAAGTTAGCAGCTGATGCAAAAGCAAAAGCGGATGCAGAAGCAAAAGCGAAACAAGCAGCTGCTACAGCTCCGGCTCCGGCTCCACAAAAAACTCCGGCGCAATTAGCTGCTGAAAAAGCTAAGGCAGATGCCGAAGCTGCATCTAAAGCAAGATTGGCTGCCGCAGAAAAAGCGAAAGCTGATGCAGAAGCGCAGAGAGCAAAATTAGCTGCCGATGCGAAAGCAAAAGCTGATGCTGCAGAAGCAAAACGTAAAGCCGATGCAAAAGCAAAAGCAGAAGAAGCAGATTTACAATCAATCTTAGCTGCTGATGCAAAAGCAAAAGCAGACTCTGATGCTCTTCAGGCAAGATTAGCAGCAGAAGCGAAAGCAAAAGCGGCTTCTGAAGCAAAAACTAAAGCGGCAATCGACGCTGCAAATAGAGCTAAAGCTGCAGCTGCTGCAAAAGAAAAGGCTGCCGCAGAAGCTGCATTAAAAGAAAAATTAGCTGCTGATGCAAAAGCAAAAGCAGATGCAGAAGCGAGACAAGCAATTATCGCTGCAGAAGCAAAAGCGAAAGCGGATGCAGAAGCATTAAAAATAAAACAAGCTGAAGAAGCGAAAGCAAAAGCAGAAGCTGAAGCTCAGGCTAAACTGGATGCAGAAGCAAAAGCAAAAGCAGATGCAGAAGCACTTCAGGCAAAATTAGTAGCTGATGCAAAAGCAAAAGCTGACGCTGAAGCTCAAGCAAAACTAGCTGCAGAAGCAAAAGCAAAAGCCGATGCGGAGGCATTACAAGCAAAATTAGCAGCGGACGCAAAAGCAAAAGCGGATGCAGAAGCATTACAAGTTAAACAAGCAGCAGAAGCGAAAGCCAAAGCAGATGAAGAAGCTCGTCAGGCGAAATTAGCTGCTGAAGCAAAAGCAAAAGCAGACGCTGAAGCTGAACAAGCAAGATTAGCTGCTGATGCAAAAGCTAAAGCGGATATGGAAGCTTTACAAGCTAAACTAATTGCTGACGCAAGAGTTAAAGCTGATGCAGAAGCAACAGCGAAGGCAAAAGCAGAAGCAGAAGAAAAACAATTAAGAGAAGCTGAAGAAGCTCGTCAGGCAAAATTAGCTGCAGACGCAAAAGCGAAAGCCGATGCAGAAGCTCTTCAGGCTAAGTTAGCAGCGGAAGCAAAAGCTAAGGCGGATGCAGAAGCATTACAAGCTAAACAAGCAGCAGAAGCGAAAGCAAAAGCTGATGAAGAAGCTCGTCAGGCGAAATTAGCTGCAGATGCAAAAGCAAAAGCCGATGCAGAAGCCCTTCAGGCTAAGTTAGCAGCCGATGCAAAAGCTAAGGCGGATGCAGAAGCATTACAAGCTAAACAAGCAGCAGAAGCGAAAGCTAAAGCAGACGAAGAAGCTCGTCAGGCGAAATTAGCGGCTGATGCAAAAGCAAAAGCGGATGCAGAAGCATTACAAGCTAAACAAGCAGCAGAAGCAAAAGCCAAAGCAGACGAAGAAGCTCGTCAGGCGAAATTAGCTGCAGACGCAAAAGCGAAAGCCGATGCAGAAGCACTTCAGGCTAGGTTAGCAGCGGAAGCAAAAGCTAAGGCGGATGCAGAAGCATTACAAGCTAAACAAGCAGCAGAAGCAAAAGCCAAAGCAGACGAAGAAGCTCGACAGGCGAAATTAGCTGCTGACGCAAAAGCAAAAGCAGATGCAGAAGCACTTCAGGCTAAGTTAGCAGCGGAAGCAAAAGCTAAGGCGGATGCAGAAGCATTACAAGCTAAACAAGCAGCAGAAGCGAAAGCTAAAGCAGACGAAGAAGCTCGTCAGGCAAAATTAGCAGCAGACGCAAAAGCAAAAGCGGATGCAGAAGCCCTTCAGGCTAAGTTAGCAGCGGAAGCAAAAGCTAAGGCAGATGCAGAAGCATTACAAGCTAAACAAGCAGCAGAAGCGAAAGCCAAAGCAGACGAAGAAGCTCGTCAGGCGAAATTAGCTGCAGATGCAAAAGCAAAAGCAGATATGGAAGCGGCACAAGCTAAGTTGTTAGCTGAAGCTAAAGCAAAAGCGGATGCAGAAGCAAATGAAAAATTAAGAGCTGAAGAAGAATCAAGACAATTAAAAGCTGAGGAAGAACGTCAGGCTGCATTAGCTGCTGAAAAAGCTAAAGCAGATGCAGAAGCTGCTGCAAGAGCTGCCGCTGCAAAAGACGAAACAGCAAAAGCAATTGAAAGCTTAACTCAGTCTATTGAAACTTCAGAGAAAACACAAAGTGATTTATTAGATCAGTTTAAATCTACTGTAGCGAATAAACAAAAAGACTTGAATGACTTAAAAGAAGAGAATGATTTAAGTGAAAAAGGTATTTATAAAGAACCTAAACCATTCAAGAGTGTTGCTGCAGAGAATAGTCAGATAGAGGCGTTAAAAGCACAACTAGCTGATGCAAGCAGAATCCAAAAAGATGAAATTGCGAAACTGACGAATTTATATAACGAAAGGCTGAAAAAAGTTCCTAATAAAAATGATGCTTTAAACAAAGCTTATCTTGAAAAGATAAATCAATTAAAAGCAGCTCAATTAAAAATGGAACAAGATGGAGCAGCATTACTAGCCGATTTAGAGCGTATTAAAGCTGAAACTGAAATTGAGAAAAAACGTAGAATTAAACGTGCAGCATATGAGAATGATCAGGGAAGATATGCACAGGATTTAGCTGCTCTTAAACGTATTAAAGAAACTACGAAACCAAGCAGTACGCCGTTAACAGCCGCTGATTTTGATTTTGGAGAAGATCAGTCAAATATGCAGATTATCAAGAATATTAAAAATTCTGATAGTGGTTATTATATGATTCTTGCAGTTCATAACAGTGTTGAAAAACGAGATGAATTCTTGACTAAAGCTGTAGCATCAGGGCTTTCAAATATTAATTTCTTCTATAATGTAACCACAAGTAAGTATTACATCTATTATGAGAAATTTGACAGCTTACAAGATGCAACGAAAGCATTAGAAGCAAAAGGTAAATCGCCATATAACGGGAAAATGGCAATTGTAAAAGTTGAAAATTAA
- the sprC gene encoding gliding motility protein SprC, protein MIRKTTLSFFKVFFLFSIILFTKSHTYAQTAIVGQQLPFDRICAGLIVNGAPFNEYNATFSYLNFPAGTTFEVELSDELGSFTTPTATTKISFVDDPSTGQQTIKFAIPTNLKGSNTYSLRVKSNTATPVYSQRFKNFQDQTSFPAYYRIFTDKFYINNREANATICSGGSISLTVDNPTPADAPSSPANYPSLTYKWYKDDVLIAGQSGTTLVANSPGVYYAQINYGGCDDDNFSSNRVTVVSSGGGSAVTVDSSLGNPFCSNGTGTVLTATSGNSYVWKKDGVTLAATTRSITATDSGIYTVEVDFGGCKATGSIDLKSNSFSASIDVADEYELQENETLNVSITTDATTPKFEWFLNGIAINGASSSSYLVAVRGIYKVKISQESGCIASREFTFRVTSVLDAVTTVIPNIVKLSGSYPYWNIPDVYKTATTKLMILSSNGEVMFDDVGSNYDPELNSFIKDFKNVNPVYYYVIQGDAGEKKGSITVIK, encoded by the coding sequence ATGATTCGAAAAACTACTTTATCTTTTTTTAAAGTTTTCTTTCTGTTTAGTATCATTCTGTTTACTAAATCGCATACCTATGCTCAAACGGCAATAGTTGGTCAACAGCTGCCTTTTGATAGAATTTGTGCTGGTTTAATAGTGAATGGAGCGCCTTTCAATGAATACAACGCAACATTCAGCTACTTAAATTTTCCGGCAGGAACTACTTTTGAAGTAGAGCTTTCTGATGAACTTGGAAGTTTTACAACCCCAACGGCTACAACAAAAATCTCGTTTGTCGATGATCCTTCAACAGGACAGCAGACTATTAAATTTGCTATTCCTACGAACTTAAAAGGATCTAATACTTACAGCCTTCGTGTTAAGAGTAATACCGCAACACCGGTTTACAGCCAGAGGTTTAAAAATTTTCAGGATCAGACTTCATTTCCTGCTTATTACAGAATTTTTACAGATAAGTTCTATATCAATAACAGAGAAGCCAACGCAACGATTTGCTCCGGCGGAAGCATAAGTCTTACAGTTGATAATCCAACTCCTGCAGATGCTCCATCATCTCCTGCTAATTATCCAAGTTTAACGTATAAATGGTATAAAGATGATGTGTTAATTGCAGGACAAAGCGGTACAACGTTAGTAGCCAATTCTCCGGGAGTATATTACGCACAAATCAATTACGGCGGTTGTGATGATGATAACTTTAGTTCAAATCGTGTAACAGTTGTTTCCTCAGGCGGAGGATCAGCCGTAACGGTAGACTCAAGTTTAGGAAACCCTTTTTGTTCAAATGGTACAGGAACGGTTTTAACAGCAACTTCAGGAAACAGTTATGTTTGGAAAAAAGACGGTGTAACCCTGGCAGCAACAACGCGAAGCATTACAGCAACAGATTCTGGAATTTATACTGTTGAGGTAGATTTCGGAGGATGTAAAGCAACAGGAAGCATTGATTTAAAAAGCAACAGTTTCTCTGCAAGTATTGATGTTGCAGATGAATATGAATTACAAGAAAATGAAACTTTAAATGTATCAATAACAACTGATGCAACGACTCCTAAATTTGAATGGTTCCTAAATGGCATTGCTATAAACGGAGCAAGCAGTTCAAGTTATCTGGTAGCCGTAAGAGGTATTTATAAAGTAAAAATTTCACAAGAATCAGGATGTATCGCTTCAAGAGAGTTTACGTTTAGAGTAACCTCTGTATTAGATGCAGTGACGACTGTGATACCGAATATAGTAAAATTAAGTGGTAGTTATCCTTATTGGAATATTCCGGATGTGTACAAAACCGCAACGACTAAGTTGATGATTTTAAGTTCGAATGGAGAGGTAATGTTTGATGATGTTGGAAGCAATTACGATCCAGAACTTAATTCGTTTATTAAAGATTTTAAAAATGTAAATCCAGTTTATTACTATGTTATTCAAGGCGATGCAGGTGAAAAAAAAGGATCAATTACTGTGATTAAATAA
- a CDS encoding DNA polymerase III subunit delta', which yields MQFSQILGQDYIKSHLIKSASSGRIPHAQLFIGPEGSGTLSTAIAYAQYILCNNTGNENENGNDSCNLKFQNISHPDLHFIYPTVTTEDVKTKPKSLDFIQDWRIFIQEMPYGGLFDWYKILGVQNKQGEIRVEDAQEVLKSLSLKSYEGGYKIMIIWMADKMNIAASNKLLKLLEEPSDKTIFILISENEEDIIQTIRSRCQVIHFNGLPEKVIADALVSQENIDPNLAKKIAHQAQGNFNKALHLLKEDDSEYPFEQWFVNWVRAAFRAKGNAAAIQDLISWSEEIAGLGRESQKKFIQFCIEMFRQALLLNYQTPSLVYIEPKVDKFKLENFAPFVNGNNIHEIFKELSDAMYHIERNGNAKIILTDLSIKLTRLIHKK from the coding sequence ATGCAATTTTCTCAAATTTTAGGTCAGGATTACATCAAAAGTCACTTAATAAAAAGTGCATCTTCCGGGCGAATTCCACATGCGCAATTATTCATTGGGCCTGAAGGAAGCGGTACATTATCGACAGCAATTGCCTATGCACAGTACATTTTATGCAATAATACCGGAAATGAAAATGAAAACGGAAATGATTCCTGCAATCTCAAATTCCAAAACATTTCGCATCCCGATCTGCATTTTATTTATCCAACCGTTACCACCGAAGATGTAAAAACCAAACCCAAAAGTTTAGACTTCATTCAGGATTGGCGAATCTTTATTCAGGAAATGCCTTACGGCGGATTATTTGACTGGTATAAAATTTTGGGCGTTCAAAACAAACAGGGAGAAATCAGGGTTGAAGATGCTCAGGAAGTTTTAAAATCGCTTTCGCTGAAATCATACGAAGGAGGTTATAAAATCATGATTATCTGGATGGCCGACAAAATGAATATTGCGGCCTCAAACAAGCTTTTGAAACTTCTTGAAGAACCTTCAGACAAAACCATTTTTATCCTGATTTCTGAAAATGAAGAAGATATTATCCAAACCATACGTTCTCGCTGTCAGGTAATTCACTTTAACGGACTTCCGGAAAAAGTGATTGCAGATGCTCTGGTTTCTCAGGAAAATATTGATCCAAATCTGGCCAAAAAAATCGCACATCAGGCTCAGGGAAATTTTAATAAAGCACTGCATTTGTTAAAAGAAGACGATTCTGAATATCCGTTTGAGCAATGGTTTGTCAATTGGGTTCGTGCCGCTTTTAGGGCAAAAGGAAATGCGGCAGCCATTCAGGATTTAATTTCCTGGAGTGAAGAAATTGCCGGACTTGGCCGCGAAAGCCAGAAAAAGTTTATTCAGTTTTGCATAGAAATGTTCAGACAAGCATTATTACTGAATTATCAAACGCCGAGTTTAGTTTATATCGAACCAAAAGTGGACAAATTTAAACTCGAAAATTTTGCGCCTTTTGTAAACGGAAATAACATTCACGAAATTTTCAAAGAACTTTCAGATGCGATGTATCACATTGAAAGAAACGGAAATGCGAAAATAATCTTAACCGATTTATCTATAAAACTGACTCGTTTAATTCATAAAAAATAG
- a CDS encoding DoxX family protein, producing MNNVASILSLAFLALTFLQSGYEKIFYWKDNVTWLKEHFAQTPLKNQVPLALLHLLILELISGILSVVGAIQLLTNSGRDYGFYAGIFSCISLLMMLFGQRLAKDYDGARTIVIYFIPAVMVVNWLN from the coding sequence ATGAATAATGTTGCCTCTATTTTATCATTAGCATTTTTAGCCTTGACATTTTTACAATCTGGCTACGAAAAAATTTTTTACTGGAAAGATAATGTAACCTGGCTTAAAGAACATTTTGCTCAAACGCCATTAAAAAATCAAGTTCCGCTTGCTTTACTTCATCTTTTAATTTTAGAATTGATTTCGGGGATTTTAAGTGTCGTTGGAGCAATTCAGTTATTAACAAACAGCGGTCGTGATTATGGTTTTTATGCCGGAATTTTTTCATGTATCTCTTTGTTAATGATGCTTTTCGGACAACGATTAGCCAAAGATTACGATGGTGCGAGAACCATTGTTATATATTTTATCCCTGCCGTAATGGTAGTTAACTGGCTGAATTAA
- a CDS encoding acyl-CoA thioesterase gives MNPKHPSESVTILTDLVLPSETNPLNNLFGGELLARMDRAASIAARRHSRRIVVTASVNHVAFNRAISLGSVVTVEAKVSRSFKSSMEVFIDVWVEDRESGNRTKANEAIYTFVAVDDTGRPVEVPAIVPETELEIQRFDAALRRKQLSLVLAGKMKPSDATELKALFL, from the coding sequence ATGAATCCAAAACATCCTTCAGAATCCGTAACCATATTAACTGATTTAGTTTTACCGAGCGAAACTAATCCTTTAAATAATCTTTTTGGCGGTGAATTATTAGCCAGAATGGATCGTGCAGCAAGTATTGCGGCCCGCAGACATTCACGCCGAATTGTAGTTACAGCATCTGTAAATCACGTTGCTTTCAACAGAGCAATTTCTCTTGGAAGCGTTGTTACTGTCGAAGCAAAAGTTTCAAGATCTTTCAAAAGTTCTATGGAAGTTTTTATAGACGTTTGGGTAGAAGACCGCGAATCTGGAAACAGAACCAAAGCAAACGAAGCTATTTATACTTTTGTTGCTGTTGACGACACCGGAAGACCTGTTGAAGTACCGGCAATTGTTCCTGAAACCGAATTAGAAATACAGCGTTTTGATGCGGCACTACGTCGTAAACAATTAAGTTTAGTACTGGCTGGAAAGATGAAACCTTCTGATGCAACAGAATTAAAGGCCTTATTTTTGTAA
- the recA gene encoding recombinase RecA, whose amino-acid sequence MSSDKEAKLKALQLTLDKLDKTYGKGTVMKMGDRAIVEVETISSGSLGVDLALGVNGYPKGRIIEIYGPESSGKTTLTLHAIAEAQKAGGIAAFIDAEHAFDRNYAEKLNVDIENLIISQPDNGEQALEIAENLIRSGAIDIVVIDSVAALTPKSEIEGEMGDSKMGLHARLMSQALRKLTGTISKTNCTVFFINQLREKIGVMFGNPETTTGGNALKFYASVRLDIRRSAQIKDGENVIGNRTKVKIVKNKVAPPFKTAEFDIMYGEGVSKTGEILDLAVEFDIVKKAGSWFSYGDTKLGQGRDAVKALIKDNPELAEELEEKIKAHMKELADA is encoded by the coding sequence ATGAGTTCAGACAAAGAAGCCAAATTAAAAGCGTTACAGCTTACGCTTGATAAACTTGACAAAACCTACGGAAAAGGAACCGTAATGAAAATGGGCGACAGAGCCATTGTAGAGGTAGAAACGATTTCTTCGGGGTCTCTTGGTGTTGATTTAGCTCTTGGAGTAAATGGTTATCCAAAAGGAAGAATTATTGAAATATACGGACCAGAATCGTCTGGTAAGACCACACTGACACTACATGCTATTGCTGAAGCTCAAAAAGCGGGCGGAATTGCTGCTTTTATCGATGCTGAGCATGCTTTTGACAGAAATTATGCTGAAAAATTAAATGTAGATATCGAGAACCTGATTATCTCTCAGCCAGACAATGGTGAGCAGGCTCTTGAAATTGCCGAAAACTTAATCCGTTCCGGAGCTATAGACATTGTAGTAATTGACTCTGTTGCCGCTTTGACTCCAAAAAGTGAGATCGAAGGTGAAATGGGAGATTCAAAAATGGGTCTTCACGCTCGTTTGATGTCTCAGGCTTTAAGAAAATTAACCGGAACGATCAGCAAAACAAACTGTACGGTTTTCTTTATCAACCAGCTGCGTGAAAAAATTGGTGTGATGTTCGGAAATCCTGAAACAACAACCGGAGGTAACGCATTGAAATTCTACGCTTCTGTGCGTTTGGATATTCGTCGTTCTGCACAAATTAAAGACGGTGAAAACGTAATTGGTAACAGAACCAAAGTTAAAATCGTTAAAAACAAAGTAGCACCTCCTTTTAAAACTGCCGAATTTGACATTATGTACGGAGAAGGAGTTTCTAAAACTGGTGAAATTCTTGATTTGGCTGTTGAATTTGATATCGTTAAAAAAGCAGGATCCTGGTTTAGCTACGGAGATACAAAATTAGGACAAGGTCGTGATGCTGTTAAAGCTTTAATTAAAGATAATCCTGAATTAGCAGAAGAATTAGAAGAAAAAATTAAAGCACATATGAAAGAATTAGCTGATGCTTAA
- a CDS encoding lysophospholipid acyltransferase family protein, with translation MKIFKIVFWIFWRIWFYILMAIPILIMLPFLLISIISERGYPYFFKMARIWAKFILFGMGFYYKVKKEQKLIKNKSYMIVANHTSMTDIMLMLAIIKNPFVFVGKKELVKIPLFGFFYKRTCILVDRNSSKSKNEVFKRAQSRLNQGLSICIFPEGGVPDDESILLDEFKDGAFRLAIDHQIPIVPIVFADNKERFSYTFLSGSPGRMRGKILPFVETEGLTPDHRKELRDNVRQIIYNGLLEFEKKDLKRK, from the coding sequence ATGAAAATATTTAAGATTGTTTTTTGGATTTTTTGGCGCATTTGGTTTTACATTTTAATGGCGATTCCAATATTGATTATGTTGCCATTTCTGCTGATTTCTATTATCTCGGAAAGGGGATATCCCTATTTTTTTAAAATGGCCCGCATTTGGGCTAAATTTATCCTTTTCGGGATGGGTTTTTATTACAAAGTCAAGAAGGAACAAAAGCTTATCAAAAATAAGAGTTATATGATTGTTGCAAATCATACCTCAATGACAGACATTATGCTGATGCTGGCCATTATTAAAAATCCATTTGTTTTTGTTGGAAAGAAAGAATTGGTAAAGATTCCGTTATTTGGATTTTTCTATAAAAGAACCTGTATTTTGGTAGACAGAAATTCTTCTAAAAGTAAAAATGAAGTTTTTAAAAGAGCTCAAAGCCGCTTAAATCAGGGTTTAAGTATTTGTATTTTTCCAGAAGGCGGTGTTCCTGATGATGAATCTATTTTACTGGATGAGTTTAAAGACGGTGCTTTTAGACTGGCTATTGACCACCAAATTCCGATTGTTCCAATTGTTTTTGCCGACAATAAAGAACGTTTTTCGTATACTTTTTTAAGTGGAAGTCCGGGAAGGATGAGAGGGAAAATTTTGCCTTTTGTTGAAACAGAAGGATTAACGCCAGATCACAGAAAAGAACTTCGTGACAACGTTAGACAAATAATTTACAATGGCTTACTGGAATTTGAAAAGAAAGATTTAAAAAGAAAATAA
- the trpS gene encoding tryptophan--tRNA ligase produces the protein MAKILTGVQSTGTPHLGNLLGAIIPAIELSNNPANESFLFIADLHSITQIKNGKTLRENTYSTAAAWLACGLNPDKVTFYRQSDVIQTAELTWYLSCFFPFQRLSLATSFKDKADRLEDVNAGLFTYPMLMAADILLYDAEFVPVGKDQSQHLEITRDVASRFNHQMGETFVIPEAKIQEDTMLIPGTNGGKMSKSANNIINIFLDDKTLRKQVMSIETDSTPLEAPKNPDTCNAFAIYSLLANETQIAEMRANYLGGNYGYGHAKQALFELITEKFKTEREKYNYYINNLEEVDALLKKGAAKASVVADGVLAKVRNVLGFEN, from the coding sequence ATGGCAAAAATACTTACTGGTGTTCAGAGTACTGGAACGCCACATTTAGGAAATTTATTGGGAGCAATTATCCCGGCAATTGAATTATCGAACAATCCGGCAAACGAATCTTTTTTGTTTATTGCTGATTTGCATTCGATTACGCAAATTAAAAATGGTAAAACACTAAGAGAAAACACTTACAGCACTGCAGCGGCTTGGCTTGCTTGTGGTTTAAATCCTGATAAAGTGACTTTCTACAGACAATCTGATGTGATTCAAACTGCTGAATTGACCTGGTATTTAAGCTGTTTTTTTCCTTTTCAACGTTTAAGTTTAGCAACATCTTTTAAAGATAAAGCCGATCGTTTAGAAGATGTAAATGCAGGGCTTTTCACCTATCCGATGTTAATGGCAGCCGATATTTTATTGTATGATGCTGAATTTGTTCCAGTTGGAAAAGATCAATCACAGCATTTAGAAATTACTCGCGATGTTGCTTCAAGATTTAATCATCAAATGGGCGAAACATTTGTAATTCCAGAAGCTAAAATTCAGGAAGACACTATGTTAATTCCGGGAACTAACGGTGGAAAAATGAGTAAATCTGCTAATAATATTATCAATATTTTCCTTGATGATAAGACATTACGCAAACAAGTAATGAGTATCGAAACAGACAGTACGCCACTTGAAGCGCCAAAAAATCCAGATACGTGTAACGCTTTTGCCATTTATTCCCTTCTGGCAAATGAAACACAAATTGCCGAAATGAGAGCGAATTATCTTGGCGGAAATTATGGTTATGGCCATGCTAAACAAGCTCTTTTTGAATTGATTACAGAGAAATTCAAAACCGAAAGAGAAAAATACAATTACTATATCAATAACCTTGAAGAAGTAGATGCCTTATTGAAAAAGGGTGCCGCAAAAGCTTCTGTTGTTGCAGACGGAGTTCTTGCAAAAGTTCGAAATGTTCTTGGGTTTGAGAATTAA